Proteins from one Setaria italica strain Yugu1 chromosome V, Setaria_italica_v2.0, whole genome shotgun sequence genomic window:
- the LOC101770570 gene encoding protein WVD2-like 7 isoform X1, translating into MATEVNQTYFAWSQGESTERDGPQGVSVSQTLDHGSISFGRFELESLSWEKWSVFTNDRRNEEFGKFNGLVAQKKAYFEEYYKKIRELKASQQQNQQTELTLEYSGDGSDSSQTAEDEQGADLETPTGSGAPLDDYAEEAPQETTSEHGLQYYGDQGNQNFNTEFSSSNLSSSARVLQQTDHDVKGTVCGDNSASKMDVGQQNTSSGHDDNRTAYEATRTPRRTIEKDSRLRHTPKMIPKSIRNLSKSAMDYTFASERPGSVKPSTSMNQKTKPVQRPNAAPQKMAGTPERSKLTGLRRPSSAGAQRPSTGEQHPIAKANSKTPAVVSTPRRPSTAERRPVTRDHAQKQVNVTTPRRPSTSERRPIKRESAAKHADISSVPRPSTGERRASGAITRDVALKTDAKTPSKARPTVAHPRGETTTVANPKKAVTPNAARSSKLETKSNNNRLKASSALDSHSTRSKRMDLQASGKQKSSSVNLPPRKIFSSTVGEPAVETISRTKRKEGIQATVQSRVSTSKRTATLQTGNLKTRAPNPPAPPPPPRRPSRMMSKPTASASTSSVGGRKPNLTRLPRSSLTHPMQSFSTAMALRCSGDQKVSDQVMVCRT; encoded by the exons ATGGCGACGGAAGTCAATCAAACTTATTTTGCATGGTCACAAGGAGAGTCAACTGAACGGGATGGTCCTCAA GGAGTATCTGTATCCCAGACACTTGATCATGGTTCCATTTCCTTTGGAAGATTTGAGCTGGAGTCACTATCGTGGGAGAAGTGGTCTGTATTTACTAATGACAGACGAAATGAAGAATTTGGAAAGTTCAACGGTTTAGTTGCTCAGAAGAAGGCTTATTTTGAAGAGTATTACAAGAAGATCAGGGAACTAAAGGCTTCACAGCAGCAAAACCAGCAAACTGAACTTACACTGGAATACAGTGGTGATGGTAGTGACTCTAGCCAGACAGCAGAAGATGAGCAGGGTGCTGATCTTGAAACTCCCACCGGATCTGGAGCACCTCTGGATGACTACGCGGAAGAAGCTCCTCAAGAAACCACGTCGGAGCACGGACTGCAATACTATGGTGACCAAGGAAACCAAAACTTCAACACAGAATTTTCCTCATCTAATCTTTCTTCGTCAGCTAGAGTTCTGCAGCAAACTGACCATGATGTAAAAGGAACTGTCTGTGGTGATAATTCTGCCAGCAAAATGGATGTGGGGCAACAGAACACGAGTTCTGGTCATGATGATAATAGAACAGCATATGAAGCTACGAGGACTCCCAGAAGAACCATTGAGAAAGATTCCAGGCTCAGACATACTCCAAAGATGATACCAAAATCCATCAGAAACCTTTCGAAAAGTGCTATGGATTACACATTTGCTAGTGAG AGGCCTGGTTCAGTGAAGCCCAGTACAAGTATGAACCAGAAGACTAAGCCGGTGCAAAGGCCAAATGCAGCACCCCAGAAGATGGCTGGCACTCCAGAAAGGAGCAAGCTTACAGGTCTCAGAAGACCTTCCTCAGCAGGTGCGCAACGGCCCTCTACTGGAGAGCAGCACCCCATTGCGAAGGCAAATTCAAAGACCCCTGCTGTTGTTTCCACCCCACGACGACCTTCCACTGCTGAGAGACGCCCAGTCACCCGAGATCATGCACAGAAGCAAGTCAATGTTACCACACCACGCCGGCCTTCTACTTCTGAAAGACGTCCCATCAAAAGAGAGAGTGCAGCAAAGCATGCTGATATTTCCTCTGTACCCCGGCCCTCTACAGGAGAGCGACGTGCTAGTGGTGCTATTACTAGAGATGTTGCTCTGAAAACGGATGCGAAGACTCCTAGCAAGGCAAGACCAACTGTGGCTCATCCAAGGGGTGAAACAACTACAGTG GCCAATCCCAAAAAGGCTGTCACTCCAAATGCTGCTAGAAGTAGCAAGCTGGAAACCAAAAG CAATAACAACAGACTGAAGGCATCTTCAGCATTGGATAGCCACTCTACTAGGTCTAAAAGAATGGACTTGCAAGCGTCTGGCAAACAAAAATCAAG TTCTGTTAACCTTCCTCCAAGGAAAATTTTCAGTTCTACTGTTGGAGAACCAGCAGTAGAAACCATTTCTAGGACAAAAAGGAAAGAG GGCATTCAGGCGACAGTGCAATCTCGAGTATCCACTTCAAAGAGAACAGCTACTTTGCAGACTGGGAACTTAAAGACGAGGGCTCCAAAT ccaccagcaccaccacctccaccacgtcGGCCATCACGAATGATGAGCAAACCAACTGCCAGTGCCAGTACCTCATCGGTCGGCGGAAGAAAGCCAAA TCTCACACGCTTACCAAGGTCATCTCTCACCCATCCAATGCAGAGCTTCAGCACCGCAATGGCACTGAGATGCAGTGGAGACCAGAAAGTATCCGATCAAGTAATGGTCTGCAGAACATGA
- the LOC101770570 gene encoding serine/arginine repetitive matrix protein 1 isoform X2 — MATEVNQTYFAWSQGESTERDGPQGVSVSQTLDHGSISFGRFELESLSWEKWSVFTNDRRNEEFGKFNGLVAQKKAYFEEYYKKIRELKASQQQNQQTELTLEYSGDGSDSSQTAEDEQGADLETPTGSGAPLDDYAEEAPQETTSEHGLQYYGDQGNQNFNTEFSSSNLSSSARVLQQTDHDVKGTVCGDNSASKMDVGQQNTSSGHDDNRTAYEATRTPRRTIEKDSRLRHTPKMIPKSIRNLSKSAMDYTFASERPGSVKPSTSMNQKTKPVQRPNAAPQKMAGTPERSKLTGLRRPSSAGAQRPSTGEQHPIAKANSKTPAVVSTPRRPSTAERRPVTRDHAQKQVNVTTPRRPSTSERRPIKRESAAKHADISSVPRPSTGERRASGAITRDVALKTDAKTPSKARPTVAHPRGETTTVANPKKAVTPNAARSSKLETKSNNNRLKASSALDSHSTRSKRMDLQASGKQKSSSVNLPPRKIFSSTVGEPAVETISRTKRKEGIQATVQSRVSTSKRTATLQTGNLKTRAPNPPAPPPPPRRPSRMMSKPTASASTSSVGGRKPKASAPQWH, encoded by the exons ATGGCGACGGAAGTCAATCAAACTTATTTTGCATGGTCACAAGGAGAGTCAACTGAACGGGATGGTCCTCAA GGAGTATCTGTATCCCAGACACTTGATCATGGTTCCATTTCCTTTGGAAGATTTGAGCTGGAGTCACTATCGTGGGAGAAGTGGTCTGTATTTACTAATGACAGACGAAATGAAGAATTTGGAAAGTTCAACGGTTTAGTTGCTCAGAAGAAGGCTTATTTTGAAGAGTATTACAAGAAGATCAGGGAACTAAAGGCTTCACAGCAGCAAAACCAGCAAACTGAACTTACACTGGAATACAGTGGTGATGGTAGTGACTCTAGCCAGACAGCAGAAGATGAGCAGGGTGCTGATCTTGAAACTCCCACCGGATCTGGAGCACCTCTGGATGACTACGCGGAAGAAGCTCCTCAAGAAACCACGTCGGAGCACGGACTGCAATACTATGGTGACCAAGGAAACCAAAACTTCAACACAGAATTTTCCTCATCTAATCTTTCTTCGTCAGCTAGAGTTCTGCAGCAAACTGACCATGATGTAAAAGGAACTGTCTGTGGTGATAATTCTGCCAGCAAAATGGATGTGGGGCAACAGAACACGAGTTCTGGTCATGATGATAATAGAACAGCATATGAAGCTACGAGGACTCCCAGAAGAACCATTGAGAAAGATTCCAGGCTCAGACATACTCCAAAGATGATACCAAAATCCATCAGAAACCTTTCGAAAAGTGCTATGGATTACACATTTGCTAGTGAG AGGCCTGGTTCAGTGAAGCCCAGTACAAGTATGAACCAGAAGACTAAGCCGGTGCAAAGGCCAAATGCAGCACCCCAGAAGATGGCTGGCACTCCAGAAAGGAGCAAGCTTACAGGTCTCAGAAGACCTTCCTCAGCAGGTGCGCAACGGCCCTCTACTGGAGAGCAGCACCCCATTGCGAAGGCAAATTCAAAGACCCCTGCTGTTGTTTCCACCCCACGACGACCTTCCACTGCTGAGAGACGCCCAGTCACCCGAGATCATGCACAGAAGCAAGTCAATGTTACCACACCACGCCGGCCTTCTACTTCTGAAAGACGTCCCATCAAAAGAGAGAGTGCAGCAAAGCATGCTGATATTTCCTCTGTACCCCGGCCCTCTACAGGAGAGCGACGTGCTAGTGGTGCTATTACTAGAGATGTTGCTCTGAAAACGGATGCGAAGACTCCTAGCAAGGCAAGACCAACTGTGGCTCATCCAAGGGGTGAAACAACTACAGTG GCCAATCCCAAAAAGGCTGTCACTCCAAATGCTGCTAGAAGTAGCAAGCTGGAAACCAAAAG CAATAACAACAGACTGAAGGCATCTTCAGCATTGGATAGCCACTCTACTAGGTCTAAAAGAATGGACTTGCAAGCGTCTGGCAAACAAAAATCAAG TTCTGTTAACCTTCCTCCAAGGAAAATTTTCAGTTCTACTGTTGGAGAACCAGCAGTAGAAACCATTTCTAGGACAAAAAGGAAAGAG GGCATTCAGGCGACAGTGCAATCTCGAGTATCCACTTCAAAGAGAACAGCTACTTTGCAGACTGGGAACTTAAAGACGAGGGCTCCAAAT ccaccagcaccaccacctccaccacgtcGGCCATCACGAATGATGAGCAAACCAACTGCCAGTGCCAGTACCTCATCGGTCGGCGGAAGAAAGCCAAA AGCTTCAGCACCGCAATGGCACTGA